One Tunturibacter gelidoferens genomic region harbors:
- a CDS encoding sensor histidine kinase, with the protein MCWLLLRRHSVDALLQSIVLLGLALGWIFAVSVLMEQIIRPLQTLANVVAALREDDFSFRARGGRRNDAMGDLALEINRLAGMLQGQRASALEAMALVERVMGSMQSPVLAFDPEGRLKLLNAAGERAFGLQVQTALGHSAVGLKLEQLLDVADEEVMSLGSGQQSVRWVVKRTSFRLRGVPHTLFVLSDVSAALREEERLAWERLIRVLGHEINNSLTPIKSIAGSLRGRLAGMSNASGEIADFERGLEVIENRSESLNRFLQAYRQLMGLPAPRLASVSVATLAQRVALLERRVAVTVEGAPDVVVQVDADHIEQALINLVRNAADAALSPDDVGKGGPHVEIVWRTAGLEVVIGVLDNGPGLTNASNLFVPFYTTKPGGTGIGLVLAQQIAQAHRGSVQLANRADGQIGCRADLRLPIAG; encoded by the coding sequence ATGTGCTGGCTTCTGTTACGGCGTCATTCGGTTGACGCTCTTCTGCAGAGTATTGTTCTGCTGGGTCTGGCGCTGGGATGGATCTTTGCGGTCTCGGTTTTGATGGAGCAGATCATTCGACCGCTGCAGACGCTGGCGAACGTCGTGGCTGCGTTGCGGGAGGATGACTTTTCTTTCAGAGCACGAGGAGGGCGGAGAAATGACGCCATGGGCGATCTTGCTCTTGAGATCAATCGACTCGCGGGAATGCTACAGGGGCAACGTGCAAGCGCGTTAGAAGCAATGGCGTTGGTGGAACGCGTGATGGGGTCGATGCAGTCTCCGGTGCTGGCGTTTGATCCTGAGGGTCGATTGAAGTTGCTCAATGCGGCGGGGGAGCGGGCATTTGGGTTGCAAGTTCAGACGGCGCTCGGTCACTCGGCTGTAGGGTTGAAGCTTGAGCAGCTGCTTGATGTAGCGGATGAGGAAGTCATGTCGCTGGGTAGCGGGCAGCAGTCGGTACGGTGGGTGGTGAAGAGAACAAGCTTCCGACTTCGCGGCGTTCCGCATACGCTGTTTGTGCTGTCGGATGTGAGTGCCGCGTTGAGGGAGGAGGAGCGGCTTGCGTGGGAGAGGTTGATTCGCGTTCTGGGACACGAGATTAACAATTCGCTGACGCCTATCAAATCGATTGCAGGGAGTCTGCGTGGTCGACTTGCGGGTATGAGTAATGCATCAGGCGAGATCGCTGACTTTGAAAGAGGCCTCGAGGTTATCGAGAATCGATCAGAATCGCTGAACCGGTTTCTGCAGGCATACCGGCAGCTGATGGGTCTGCCGGCACCGCGGCTGGCTTCGGTATCGGTGGCGACTTTGGCGCAAAGGGTCGCACTGCTGGAGAGACGGGTCGCGGTGACTGTAGAGGGGGCGCCAGACGTCGTTGTGCAGGTGGATGCTGACCATATTGAACAGGCACTGATTAATCTGGTGCGCAATGCAGCCGATGCTGCGCTTAGTCCGGACGATGTCGGTAAAGGTGGTCCTCACGTAGAGATCGTTTGGAGGACCGCCGGGTTAGAGGTTGTTATCGGTGTGCTGGACAACGGTCCTGGCTTGACCAACGCGAGCAATCTGTTTGTTCCGTTTTATACGACCAAGCCGGGTGGAACGGGGATTGGTTTGGTTCTCGCGCAGCAGATTGCGCAGGCACATCGAGGTTCGGTGCAACTGGCTAATCGTGCGGATGGTCAGATTGGGTGTAGAGCTGATCTCCGATTGCCGATTGCCGGATGA
- a CDS encoding DUF1003 domain-containing protein, with amino-acid sequence MACKAEELRQIPLFALLDDEEIGVLAAQVEIKKFAARQRIYKLGEPGKHAYVMVSGTVRVTTVDRDHQEVLVDEPHDGEFFGFASMLEDTPHQTTALAMEETTCVEVSRDDIAALLQQKPMAGMDMLTVVSRQFHASQELVRLRASRNSNDVIEEEMSFGDRLADSVARFGGSWIFIILFGSVLVVYASANIALKGRAWDPYPFILLNLFLSMLAAIQAPVIMMSQNRQDTKDRVRGELDYDVNLRAESEIQNLSGKLNMLSEKIGDVDDLLREHLKMKEQLPGR; translated from the coding sequence ATGGCTTGTAAGGCGGAAGAGCTGAGACAGATTCCTCTGTTTGCGCTGCTCGACGATGAAGAGATAGGGGTGCTGGCAGCACAGGTTGAGATCAAGAAGTTTGCTGCACGCCAACGCATCTACAAGCTGGGCGAACCGGGGAAACACGCCTACGTGATGGTTTCGGGTACGGTGCGGGTGACGACAGTGGACCGAGATCACCAGGAGGTGCTCGTGGATGAACCCCACGATGGTGAGTTCTTTGGCTTTGCTTCGATGCTGGAGGACACACCTCACCAAACCACGGCACTGGCGATGGAAGAGACGACCTGTGTTGAAGTGAGCCGTGACGATATTGCGGCTCTGCTACAGCAAAAACCGATGGCGGGGATGGACATGTTGACCGTCGTGAGCCGTCAGTTTCATGCGTCACAGGAGCTGGTGCGGCTTCGAGCCAGTCGCAACTCAAATGACGTGATCGAAGAGGAGATGAGCTTTGGAGACCGCCTCGCGGATTCGGTCGCACGATTCGGTGGGTCGTGGATTTTTATCATCTTATTCGGATCTGTACTTGTGGTTTACGCTTCGGCAAATATTGCTCTGAAGGGGAGAGCCTGGGACCCCTATCCGTTTATTTTGCTGAATCTGTTTCTGTCGATGCTGGCTGCCATCCAGGCTCCAGTGATTATGATGAGCCAGAATCGTCAGGACACGAAAGACCGGGTGCGTGGTGAGTTGGACTATGATGTGAATCTTCGTGCTGAATCCGAAATTCAAAACCTGTCGGGCAAGCTGAATATGCTGTCGGAAAAGATCGGCGACGTTGATGATCTTTTGCGGGAACATTTAAAGATGAAAGAACAGTTGCCTGGAAGGTAG
- a CDS encoding sigma-54-dependent transcriptional regulator — MLAERIDKKESGAEDAEASCRLLIADDQPHILEALRLLLKPEGYQLEMVRTPALVLEALAHESFDGVLIDLNYTRDTTSGQEGLDLVTRVKEIDAQLPVVVMTAWGNIDLAVEAMRRGAGDFIQKPWENARLLSILRTQMELHRSQKKMRWLEAENRILRATGAPDFIAAAASMRPVLETMARVGPSDANVLITGEHGTGKEIVAQTLHRLSSRAERTLVAVNTGALPEGTFESELFGHVKGAFTDARSDRIGRFELASGGTLFLDEIANIPVRQQAKLLRVLETGELERVGSSKTQKVDVRMLSATNADLRAECAAGRFREDLLFRLNTVEISLPPLRERREDIPALAGHFMARYAARYRRPIQGLEPTALQMMLQYGWPGNVRELDHTIERAVLMARGALIEPADLGLNTQQRGSAQSMDEMSLEAVEAILIRKALARTGGNVSHAADALGLSRGALYRRIEKYGL, encoded by the coding sequence ATGCTGGCGGAGCGGATTGACAAGAAGGAGTCGGGTGCGGAAGATGCTGAGGCGTCGTGCAGACTGCTGATTGCAGATGACCAGCCACATATTTTGGAGGCGCTGCGACTGTTATTGAAGCCGGAAGGCTACCAGCTGGAGATGGTGCGAACGCCGGCGCTGGTGCTGGAGGCTTTGGCACATGAGAGCTTCGATGGAGTGCTGATCGATCTCAACTACACGCGGGATACTACCTCCGGTCAGGAAGGACTGGATCTCGTGACTCGAGTCAAGGAGATCGACGCGCAGCTGCCGGTGGTGGTGATGACGGCGTGGGGCAATATCGATCTTGCGGTGGAGGCGATGCGCCGGGGTGCGGGAGACTTTATTCAGAAGCCGTGGGAGAACGCACGTCTGCTGAGTATTTTGCGGACGCAGATGGAACTGCACCGCAGTCAGAAGAAAATGCGATGGCTGGAGGCGGAGAATCGGATCCTGCGGGCTACAGGCGCTCCGGATTTCATTGCTGCTGCGGCTTCGATGCGGCCTGTGCTGGAGACGATGGCTCGGGTGGGTCCGTCGGATGCGAACGTGCTGATTACAGGTGAGCATGGCACGGGCAAGGAGATTGTGGCGCAGACGCTGCATCGCTTGTCTTCGCGCGCAGAGCGAACACTGGTGGCCGTCAATACAGGCGCTCTGCCGGAGGGGACCTTCGAGAGCGAGTTGTTCGGTCACGTGAAGGGAGCTTTTACCGATGCTCGTTCTGACCGCATCGGGCGATTCGAACTGGCGAGCGGCGGAACGCTCTTTCTTGATGAGATTGCGAATATTCCGGTGCGGCAGCAGGCGAAGTTGCTGCGGGTCCTGGAGACAGGCGAGTTGGAGCGCGTAGGCTCTTCGAAGACGCAGAAGGTGGATGTACGGATGCTTTCGGCGACCAATGCGGATTTGCGAGCGGAGTGCGCGGCGGGACGCTTTCGGGAAGATCTGTTGTTTCGGCTGAACACGGTCGAGATTAGTCTTCCCCCGCTGCGGGAGCGGCGTGAAGATATTCCGGCGCTGGCGGGTCACTTCATGGCGCGATACGCTGCACGGTATCGCAGGCCGATTCAGGGATTGGAGCCGACGGCGCTTCAGATGATGTTGCAGTATGGCTGGCCGGGAAACGTGCGCGAGCTGGATCACACTATCGAACGCGCGGTCCTGATGGCTCGAGGAGCGCTCATTGAACCTGCGGACCTGGGGTTGAATACGCAGCAGAGGGGCTCGGCGCAGAGCATGGACGAGATGAGCCTTGAGGCGGTGGAGGCAATTCTGATTCGCAAGGCGCTCGCCCGTACAGGTGGTAATGTGAGCCATGCGGCAGATGCGCTTGGATTGAGCAGAGGAGCGCTTTACCGCCGCATCGAAAAATATGGTCTCTGA